One stretch of Chryseobacterium indologenes DNA includes these proteins:
- a CDS encoding efflux RND transporter permease subunit — MKLAEISIKRPSLVIVLFTILTLGGILSYTLMGYELIPKFETNMVTISTVYPGASPAEVETSVTRKIEDAVGSLENVKKVESSSYESLSVIMVQLNNGADVDFALNDAQRKVNAILGDLPDDVKAPSLNKFSLDDLPIITMSISSDKLNSKDLYDLLDKKIEPIFSRVNGVAQVDLVGGQEREIQVNLDEKKLQGYGLSIGDVQQAILSSNLDFPTGSLKTRTTKSTIRLSGKYKSTEEMNNLVVSNKNGAQVRLSDIATVFDSQKDVEKVARFNQFPTILMQVKKQSDANAVAVSESIQKTIKTVEEAYKIQGVKVKIVNDTTEFTLESANHVIFDLFLAIILVAIVMLLFLHSIRNAFIVMVSIPASLVAAFIGMNLMGYTLNLMSLLGLSLVVGILVDDAIVVLENIYRHMEMGKSKIRAAYDGASEIGFTVAAITLVIVVVFLPIAMSSGLVANILAQFCVTVVIATLLSLLASFTIIPWLSSRFGKLEHLTGKNWFEKFILWFEGLIDKFTHWITDILEWCLKTTLRRISTVVITFIILISSFSLVIFGFIGGEFFPPIDRGQFLVQMELSKDATVEKTNQLTLEVEKYLRNDKDVVDLITTVGQQSTGFGGAQATTYQSEVQVNLTDKSERSESTNIKAAKVKRALEEKFTGVEFKTAPIGIMGAENAPIEMVVTAPDNATAVKEATRILELLKKVPGAVDAELSTDSGNPEVQVNIDRDKMASLGLNLSSVGQTMQTAFNGNTDGKFRAGEYEYDINIRFGDLNRQSIDDVKNLMFTNPQGQQVRLSQFAEVKMGSGPSLLERRDKSPSVKVRAKAVGRPVGDVANEWAAKFMNEKKPIGVDYIWSGDMENQQEGFGTLGIALLAAIVLVYLVMVSLYDSFVYPFVVLFSIPLAMIGVMVILALTANSLNIFTMLGMIMLIGLVAKNAIMIVDFTNARKAAGATTHDALIQANHARLRPILMTTIAMIFGMLPIALATGAGAEMNKGLAWVVIGGLTSSLFLTLIIVPVVYSLFDSILRRMGKDNKVDYEAEMKADYVHRELNEDGFTPKHLDK, encoded by the coding sequence ATGAAGTTAGCAGAAATATCGATTAAAAGACCCTCGTTGGTAATTGTATTATTTACAATTCTGACGCTGGGAGGTATCCTGAGTTATACGCTCATGGGATACGAATTGATTCCGAAGTTTGAAACCAACATGGTAACCATTTCCACGGTGTATCCGGGAGCTTCACCGGCAGAGGTGGAAACCTCCGTCACCCGAAAGATTGAGGATGCCGTAGGTTCTTTGGAAAACGTAAAAAAAGTAGAATCTTCTTCATACGAAAGTTTATCCGTGATCATGGTTCAGCTGAACAATGGTGCCGATGTTGACTTTGCATTGAATGATGCTCAGAGAAAGGTAAACGCTATCTTGGGAGACCTTCCGGATGACGTAAAAGCACCTTCACTGAATAAATTCTCTTTAGATGATTTACCGATTATCACGATGAGTATTTCATCTGATAAATTAAACAGTAAGGACCTTTACGACTTATTGGATAAAAAGATTGAGCCTATTTTCTCCCGTGTAAACGGAGTAGCTCAGGTTGACCTTGTTGGTGGACAGGAGAGAGAGATTCAGGTGAATCTTGATGAAAAGAAATTGCAGGGATACGGACTTTCTATTGGAGATGTTCAGCAGGCCATTCTTTCTTCAAACTTAGATTTCCCTACAGGGAGTTTGAAAACAAGAACTACTAAATCTACGATCAGATTATCAGGAAAGTATAAGTCTACTGAGGAAATGAACAACCTTGTCGTTTCCAACAAAAATGGAGCGCAGGTTCGTTTATCTGATATCGCAACCGTTTTCGACTCTCAGAAAGATGTGGAAAAAGTAGCGAGATTCAACCAGTTTCCAACGATCTTAATGCAGGTTAAAAAGCAATCTGATGCAAACGCGGTAGCAGTATCTGAAAGTATTCAGAAAACGATTAAAACGGTAGAAGAAGCGTACAAAATTCAGGGAGTAAAAGTAAAAATCGTAAACGATACTACAGAATTTACCCTTGAGTCAGCCAACCATGTAATTTTCGACTTATTCTTAGCGATTATTCTTGTGGCCATTGTAATGCTATTGTTCCTTCACAGTATCAGAAACGCATTCATCGTAATGGTATCTATCCCGGCATCATTGGTGGCAGCGTTCATCGGAATGAACCTGATGGGATATACTTTGAACTTAATGAGTTTACTTGGGCTTTCCCTTGTGGTAGGTATCCTGGTGGATGACGCGATCGTGGTATTGGAAAACATCTACCGTCACATGGAGATGGGGAAAAGCAAGATCAGAGCAGCGTATGACGGAGCTTCAGAAATTGGATTTACCGTTGCAGCGATTACCTTAGTAATTGTGGTGGTATTCTTACCGATTGCGATGAGTTCAGGGCTTGTAGCCAACATCCTGGCACAGTTCTGCGTTACGGTGGTTATTGCGACGTTATTATCGTTGCTAGCATCATTTACCATCATTCCTTGGTTATCATCAAGATTCGGTAAACTAGAGCATTTAACAGGTAAAAACTGGTTTGAGAAATTCATCCTTTGGTTTGAAGGTCTAATCGACAAGTTCACTCACTGGATTACAGATATTCTTGAATGGTGTCTGAAAACAACATTAAGAAGAATTTCTACGGTTGTGATTACATTCATTATTCTAATCAGTTCATTCTCTTTAGTAATCTTCGGGTTCATTGGAGGGGAATTCTTCCCGCCGATTGACCGTGGTCAGTTCTTAGTACAGATGGAACTTTCAAAAGATGCAACAGTTGAAAAAACCAACCAATTAACATTAGAGGTTGAGAAGTACCTAAGAAATGATAAAGATGTTGTAGACTTAATTACAACGGTTGGACAGCAGTCAACAGGTTTTGGTGGAGCTCAGGCAACAACTTACCAATCTGAGGTTCAGGTGAACCTAACAGACAAATCTGAGCGTTCTGAAAGTACCAACATTAAGGCTGCAAAAGTAAAAAGAGCCTTAGAAGAGAAATTTACAGGAGTAGAGTTTAAAACAGCTCCAATCGGTATCATGGGTGCGGAAAATGCTCCAATTGAAATGGTAGTAACGGCTCCGGATAATGCAACAGCTGTAAAAGAGGCTACAAGAATCCTTGAGCTATTGAAAAAGGTTCCTGGAGCAGTAGATGCAGAATTATCAACGGACTCTGGTAACCCGGAAGTACAGGTAAATATCGACAGAGATAAAATGGCTTCTCTAGGCTTAAATCTTTCAAGTGTAGGACAGACAATGCAGACAGCATTCAACGGAAATACAGATGGAAAATTCAGAGCAGGAGAGTACGAATATGACATTAACATCCGTTTTGGAGATCTGAACAGACAATCTATTGATGATGTTAAAAACCTGATGTTTACAAACCCTCAGGGTCAGCAGGTTCGTTTGAGCCAGTTTGCGGAAGTAAAAATGGGTTCAGGACCAAGCTTGCTTGAACGTAGAGATAAATCTCCTTCTGTAAAAGTAAGAGCGAAAGCAGTAGGTAGACCAGTTGGAGACGTTGCAAACGAGTGGGCAGCTAAGTTCATGAATGAGAAAAAACCTATTGGTGTAGATTACATCTGGAGTGGGGATATGGAAAACCAGCAGGAAGGTTTCGGTACTTTAGGAATCGCATTATTAGCGGCTATCGTATTGGTATATCTTGTAATGGTATCGTTGTATGACAGTTTCGTATATCCTTTCGTGGTATTGTTCTCTATTCCGTTGGCGATGATCGGGGTAATGGTTATTCTTGCCTTAACAGCCAACTCACTGAACATCTTCACGATGCTAGGGATGATTATGTTGATTGGATTGGTAGCGAAGAACGCGATTATGATCGTTGACTTTACGAATGCCAGAAAAGCAGCTGGAGCAACTACTCACGACGCGTTAATTCAGGCTAACCACGCCCGTCTTCGTCCGATCCTGATGACCACCATTGCGATGATCTTCGGTATGTTACCGATTGCATTGGCAACAGGAGCCGGAGCTGAGATGAACAAAGGTCTTGCATGGGTAGTAATCGGTGGTTTAACATCGTCTCTATTCCTTACCTTGATTATTGTACCGGTAGTATACTCTCTATTTGATTCTATCCTAAGAAGAATGGGTAAAGACAATAAAGTAGACTACGAAGCTGAAATGAAGGCAGATTATGTACACAGAGAATTAAATGAAGACGGTTTTACACCTAAACATTTAGACAAATAA
- a CDS encoding efflux RND transporter periplasmic adaptor subunit codes for MKKTLIYIIVAAVLVGLAAYKIAGNKEKQTQEVKEVAKQVDKINVNIVTVARENIDTDYSANGTFLPKQEMNQASEISGRIVSVLVKEGSRVGAGQVLATIKRDAIEVDVTQAQNNLQNAIIDNQRYENAYKTGGVTKQQLDNSRLQLKNMQAAVRAQGVKVNDTSIRAGISGTVNKKMVEPGTVVSPGTAMFEIVNINSLKLSVLVDESQIGKIQLGQEVPIKVNVLPEDSFVGRITFIAPKSDASLNFPVEIEVQNRGNLKAGMYATATFKTNHGAETQNMLTVPAEAFVNGVSSGQLFVVQNGVAKLIKVTVGKVYGDKVQVLSGLNGGEQVVTSGQINLDNGSKVNIIK; via the coding sequence ATGAAAAAAACTTTAATATATATCATCGTAGCAGCTGTACTGGTTGGGTTGGCAGCTTACAAGATTGCAGGTAACAAAGAGAAGCAGACTCAGGAAGTAAAGGAGGTTGCCAAGCAGGTAGATAAAATCAACGTGAATATCGTAACGGTTGCAAGAGAAAATATCGATACAGATTACTCTGCAAACGGGACCTTCCTTCCTAAGCAGGAAATGAACCAGGCTTCTGAGATTTCAGGACGTATTGTTAGCGTTCTGGTAAAAGAAGGTTCAAGAGTAGGTGCCGGACAGGTATTAGCAACCATTAAAAGAGATGCTATCGAAGTTGACGTTACTCAGGCTCAAAATAACCTACAAAACGCTATTATTGATAACCAACGTTACGAAAACGCATACAAAACAGGTGGAGTTACTAAACAACAGCTTGATAACTCAAGACTACAGCTGAAAAATATGCAGGCAGCAGTGAGAGCTCAGGGTGTTAAAGTAAACGATACAAGCATCCGTGCAGGAATCAGTGGTACAGTCAACAAGAAAATGGTTGAGCCTGGAACCGTAGTTTCTCCGGGAACAGCAATGTTTGAGATCGTTAATATCAACAGCTTAAAACTTTCTGTTTTAGTAGACGAAAGCCAGATTGGAAAAATCCAGTTAGGTCAGGAAGTTCCAATTAAAGTAAACGTTTTACCGGAAGATTCTTTCGTAGGTAGAATTACATTTATCGCTCCTAAAAGTGATGCTTCTTTAAATTTCCCGGTTGAAATTGAAGTTCAGAACAGAGGAAACTTAAAGGCAGGGATGTACGCAACGGCTACCTTTAAAACAAACCATGGTGCGGAAACTCAGAATATGCTGACAGTTCCTGCAGAAGCGTTTGTAAACGGAGTAAGTTCAGGACAGCTATTCGTTGTTCAGAACGGTGTTGCTAAATTAATTAAAGTAACCGTTGGAAAAGTTTACGGAGACAAAGTACAGGTATTAAGTGGACTGAATGGTGGTGAGCAAGTGGTAACCAGCGGACAGATCAACCTGGACAACGGATCTAAAGTGAACATTATAAAGTAA
- a CDS encoding TolC family protein → MKRKRITAQKLKIGIAAAFMIFGFSSVSAQQQVSLQEAIKQALQNKAEAKKAALQVKKAEYKIDEAKAGALPQISVAGGVSYNPIIQETVVEIMGQRNIFKMGQPWNSSISASLNQALFDQRVFIGLKAAKSTREFYVLNSQLTNEQIIVNVATAYYNVFVQEENLKTLETSYANTEKVRNVIKSLVDNGLAKPIDLDRTNVQLTNIASNKQKLINGVELTKNALKFYMGIPIDSQIELEEKSIEPKPELIAGQINLDNRSEVKVLRKQMELLQFNKKATEAFLYPTVSLQANYGWYGMGTKFPWFNGISNGVNWSDAASVGLNVNIPIFTGGATKSKIQQAEIDIQDLNQDIENTQLSLNLDYKNATTNMENALINIQSMKDNVALAEKVQANTQSNYQYGLATLTDLLDTDNSLTEAKQNYANALLDYKQAEIQLMKAKGELNTLQNP, encoded by the coding sequence ATGAAAAGAAAACGTATAACTGCTCAAAAGCTAAAGATTGGGATAGCTGCAGCATTTATGATTTTCGGTTTTTCATCAGTGTCTGCCCAGCAGCAGGTTTCTCTGCAGGAAGCAATAAAACAGGCACTCCAGAATAAGGCTGAAGCTAAAAAAGCAGCCTTACAGGTTAAAAAAGCCGAATATAAGATTGATGAGGCTAAAGCCGGAGCTCTTCCACAGATCAGCGTAGCCGGAGGTGTTTCTTATAACCCTATTATTCAGGAAACAGTAGTGGAGATCATGGGCCAGCGAAACATTTTCAAAATGGGCCAGCCTTGGAACTCCAGCATTTCAGCTTCCTTGAATCAGGCATTATTTGATCAGAGGGTTTTTATTGGTTTAAAGGCTGCAAAGTCTACCAGAGAATTCTATGTACTGAACTCACAGCTTACCAATGAGCAAATCATTGTGAATGTAGCAACGGCCTATTACAATGTTTTTGTACAGGAAGAAAACCTGAAAACATTGGAAACAAGCTATGCCAACACGGAGAAAGTAAGAAATGTTATCAAAAGTTTGGTAGATAATGGGTTGGCAAAGCCGATTGATCTTGACAGAACCAATGTTCAGCTTACCAACATTGCTTCCAACAAGCAAAAGTTGATTAATGGAGTAGAACTTACCAAAAACGCACTGAAGTTTTACATGGGAATTCCAATAGATTCTCAGATTGAACTGGAAGAAAAAAGCATTGAACCAAAACCTGAATTGATTGCAGGACAGATCAATTTAGACAACAGATCTGAAGTAAAAGTACTGAGGAAACAAATGGAGCTTTTGCAGTTCAACAAAAAAGCTACTGAAGCATTTCTTTACCCTACAGTAAGTCTTCAGGCTAACTATGGCTGGTATGGAATGGGAACTAAATTTCCATGGTTCAATGGGATTAGTAATGGGGTAAACTGGAGTGATGCGGCATCAGTAGGATTAAATGTAAACATTCCGATTTTTACGGGGGGAGCTACAAAATCTAAAATCCAGCAGGCAGAAATTGATATCCAGGACTTAAACCAGGATATTGAAAACACTCAGCTAAGCCTGAATTTAGATTATAAAAATGCAACCACTAATATGGAAAATGCTTTAATCAATATTCAGAGTATGAAGGATAATGTGGCACTGGCAGAAAAAGTACAGGCGAATACACAATCCAACTATCAATACGGTTTAGCAACACTTACAGATCTATTGGATACAGATAACTCATTAACGGAAGCAAAACAAAACTACGCCAATGCTTTATTAGATTACAAGCAGGCTGAAATTCAGTTAATGAAAGCAAAAGGAGAATTAAACACACTACAAAACCCATAA
- a CDS encoding TetR/AcrR family transcriptional regulator, producing MSNQAKKDQTQELIKETAKKLFFVKGKFDATTQEIADEAGVNRTLINYYFRSRDKLIQIIFDEAQKVEQEKSKIIQTSDLPFKEKMSKFIESSLSTSLQYPYLETYIVSQINKGTCHQREIEEDILETLYKDIEKEMELGNIEKMAPVQFILNMVSLLVFPSAVRPLFMENLMISDEEYDKIISERKEIIINMLFKN from the coding sequence ATGTCAAATCAAGCAAAAAAAGACCAAACACAGGAATTGATCAAGGAGACAGCGAAGAAATTATTCTTTGTGAAAGGAAAATTTGATGCTACTACGCAGGAGATTGCAGATGAAGCAGGAGTGAATAGAACCCTTATTAATTATTATTTCCGATCAAGAGACAAACTGATACAGATCATCTTTGATGAAGCACAGAAAGTAGAGCAGGAAAAATCAAAGATCATTCAGACTTCGGATCTTCCGTTTAAAGAGAAGATGAGCAAGTTTATAGAAAGCAGCCTTTCTACAAGCCTTCAATATCCATATCTGGAGACGTATATCGTTTCACAGATTAATAAAGGAACCTGCCATCAGAGAGAAATAGAAGAAGATATCCTGGAAACTCTGTATAAGGATATTGAAAAAGAAATGGAATTGGGAAATATAGAAAAAATGGCTCCTGTTCAGTTTATTCTGAATATGGTTTCGTTATTGGTATTTCCAAGTGCGGTAAGGCCATTGTTTATGGAGAATCTGATGATTAGCGACGAAGAATATGATAAGATTATTTCGGAGAGAAAAGAGATTATTATCAATATGTTATTTAAAAATTAA
- a CDS encoding CvfB family protein yields the protein MQLGKTQTLQISEKLNSGWILIDEESGEKAFLPKIFIREEQEVGEYIEVFVYQDDDKLKATTEIPLAEVGEFAVMSCVQSLPSGAFLDWGIIKDLFVPYKQQKTKIIEGKRYLVYLYVDEDMELITGTTKFKRNPQYKDLPFKKGDKVDLIMMNESELGWNVVINKQYIGLIYTSDVFKKLYPLSEEKGYIKAIREDGKIDVSLQPEGFENIDEFKQKILDKLEENYGLLYVSDKSSPEEIKDELQMSKKNFKKAIGGLYKDKIIDISEDKIKLL from the coding sequence ATGCAACTCGGAAAAACTCAGACTTTACAAATTTCAGAAAAACTTAATTCAGGATGGATCTTAATAGACGAGGAATCCGGTGAAAAGGCTTTTCTTCCTAAAATCTTCATTCGTGAAGAACAGGAAGTAGGAGAGTATATTGAAGTGTTCGTTTATCAGGATGATGATAAATTGAAGGCCACCACTGAAATACCATTGGCAGAAGTAGGGGAGTTTGCAGTAATGAGCTGTGTGCAGAGCCTTCCAAGTGGAGCTTTTTTGGATTGGGGGATTATTAAAGACCTGTTTGTTCCGTATAAGCAGCAGAAAACTAAAATTATTGAAGGCAAAAGATACCTTGTTTATCTTTATGTAGATGAAGATATGGAGCTGATTACAGGAACTACAAAGTTCAAAAGAAATCCGCAATATAAGGACCTTCCGTTCAAGAAAGGAGATAAGGTAGATCTTATTATGATGAATGAAAGTGAACTGGGATGGAATGTGGTCATAAATAAACAGTATATTGGTTTAATATATACTTCTGATGTTTTCAAAAAATTATATCCGTTGTCTGAGGAGAAAGGATACATCAAGGCTATTCGTGAAGATGGGAAAATAGATGTTTCCTTACAGCCGGAAGGATTTGAAAACATTGATGAGTTCAAGCAAAAGATTTTAGACAAGCTGGAAGAAAATTATGGACTCCTGTATGTGTCAGATAAATCTTCTCCTGAAGAGATCAAAGATGAACTTCAGATGAGTAAAAAGAACTTCAAGAAAGCAATTGGAGGTCTTTATAAAGACAAGATCATCGATATTTCAGAAGATAAAATCAAATTACTATAA
- a CDS encoding DUF4476 domain-containing protein: protein MKKIFISGMFLISISWSAQEAGKAGKLLKNEASKTEMKAPDGINDKNKTFDYKTWGPIVPDRIKNYKPVQKNYGYAEVFLRIPEQGFFTVEVGDQMIANGSGKYRFFDLQSGSMPISIYENGFLIYRTSLMLRNNSRMVLDFFINHGLYLLDSYPLQGQYAFNDWNEVWNNPYGNQPGNWNHSGNVMDNATFRQFFDVMQKNEKFDDGKIAMINQQMKNTMFTAVQIKDLVKSLSFDKNKLSLAKSMYLNCTDKNKYFIVYEAFDFENSKKELRDYISGL, encoded by the coding sequence ATGAAGAAGATTTTTATCAGTGGGATGTTTTTAATAAGCATCAGTTGGTCTGCTCAGGAAGCAGGAAAGGCGGGAAAGTTATTAAAGAATGAGGCTTCTAAAACCGAGATGAAAGCTCCTGATGGGATCAATGATAAAAATAAAACTTTTGACTATAAGACATGGGGGCCTATTGTTCCGGATAGAATCAAAAACTATAAGCCCGTACAGAAAAATTACGGATATGCTGAAGTTTTTTTACGAATTCCTGAGCAGGGCTTTTTTACGGTTGAAGTTGGAGATCAGATGATTGCCAATGGCTCCGGAAAATATCGTTTTTTTGATCTTCAATCCGGCAGTATGCCAATATCTATCTATGAAAACGGATTTTTAATCTACAGAACCTCACTGATGCTGCGAAATAACAGCAGAATGGTATTGGATTTTTTCATCAATCATGGTTTGTATCTGCTAGATTCATATCCTTTACAGGGACAGTATGCATTTAATGATTGGAATGAGGTATGGAACAACCCTTACGGAAATCAGCCTGGAAATTGGAATCATTCAGGAAATGTGATGGATAATGCTACGTTCCGACAATTTTTTGATGTGATGCAGAAAAATGAGAAGTTTGATGATGGAAAAATAGCCATGATCAATCAACAGATGAAAAACACTATGTTTACCGCTGTTCAGATAAAAGATTTGGTGAAATCATTAAGTTTCGATAAAAATAAACTTTCCCTGGCAAAGTCTATGTATCTGAATTGTACTGATAAGAATAAATATTTTATAGTGTATGAAGCCTTTGATTTTGAAAATAGCAAAAAAGAACTCAGGGATTATATTTCCGGATTATAA
- a CDS encoding site-specific integrase, with the protein METTKKSTFKVLFYLKKNAPKKNGKVTVMCRITVNGKQSAFSTKLDISATNWDLKYGRVLGKSREAQDTNRKLDKIRSDIEECYSKILKNEGAVNSAKLKNAVLGMESGELTFFKFYEQFLSDYEKKVNSGLRVNGTRSKYKILLKHLRNFALTKYGYSDVSFNDLTPDFVQDFDYYLRDDQSLTHNTIWLYMIGFTTLCRLAMSRKHIAFNPFSEYKNTKKDKDRGYLLRNELEQLVTFNCDKKKDELVKDLFVFSCFTGLSYSDMKGLKNSNIQDFFDGNRWIIVRRKKTATSSNVMLLDIPKMIIEKYAGLSKDGKVFPVPSNTICNDSLKRISQLIDCLVEKKVTFHLARHTFATLFLSEGVPLESLSKMLGHKNIATTQIYAKILNEKVGKDMQKVSHKFKGMEESFVSSL; encoded by the coding sequence ATGGAAACGACAAAAAAATCAACGTTTAAGGTATTGTTCTACCTTAAAAAGAACGCCCCAAAGAAAAACGGAAAAGTTACGGTTATGTGCAGGATTACCGTAAACGGCAAACAGTCTGCATTCAGTACAAAGCTGGATATTTCCGCAACAAATTGGGATTTGAAGTACGGCAGGGTTTTAGGTAAAAGCCGAGAAGCACAAGACACAAACAGGAAACTTGACAAAATTCGTTCGGATATTGAGGAATGCTATTCCAAAATTCTGAAGAATGAGGGGGCTGTAAACAGTGCTAAACTTAAAAATGCCGTTCTTGGGATGGAAAGTGGAGAACTGACCTTTTTCAAATTCTATGAACAGTTCCTATCCGACTATGAGAAAAAGGTTAATAGTGGACTTCGGGTAAATGGCACACGCAGTAAATACAAAATACTTTTGAAACATCTTCGAAATTTTGCACTTACAAAATACGGCTATTCCGATGTGTCCTTTAACGACCTTACACCTGATTTTGTGCAGGACTTTGATTACTACCTGCGTGACGACCAAAGTTTGACCCACAATACCATTTGGCTGTATATGATTGGATTTACTACGCTTTGCCGATTGGCAATGAGCAGAAAGCATATTGCTTTTAATCCGTTCAGCGAATACAAGAATACCAAAAAAGATAAAGACCGTGGTTATCTATTGCGTAATGAATTGGAACAGCTCGTAACGTTCAACTGCGATAAAAAGAAAGACGAATTAGTTAAAGACCTGTTTGTTTTCAGTTGCTTTACAGGTCTTTCCTATTCAGATATGAAAGGACTTAAAAATAGCAATATCCAAGATTTTTTTGACGGTAACAGGTGGATTATTGTGCGAAGAAAGAAAACAGCTACATCATCAAACGTAATGCTCTTAGATATTCCAAAAATGATTATTGAAAAATATGCAGGATTGTCAAAGGACGGAAAGGTATTTCCTGTACCATCAAATACGATTTGTAATGACAGCTTAAAGAGAATATCTCAACTGATTGACTGCCTTGTAGAAAAGAAAGTAACCTTTCATTTGGCACGTCATACGTTTGCTACGCTATTTTTAAGCGAGGGTGTTCCGTTGGAGAGTTTGAGCAAGATGTTAGGGCATAAAAACATTGCCACTACTCAGATTTATGCTAAGATACTCAACGAGAAAGTTGGTAAGGATATGCAAAAGGTATCGCATAAATTTAAGGGTATGGAGGAGTCCTTTGTTTCAAGCCTATAA
- a CDS encoding helix-turn-helix domain-containing protein has product MKQIGNSNEDMLALLEAVVGIKNELLYIREYFHPLLKGEIYLSGEQVCEMLHISKRTLQQYRDDGLIPFIKLERKILFRESDIVKVLEDNYQR; this is encoded by the coding sequence ATGAAACAGATTGGAAATTCAAACGAAGATATGCTTGCCTTGCTCGAAGCTGTGGTAGGCATCAAAAATGAACTGTTGTATATCAGAGAATATTTCCACCCATTACTAAAAGGGGAAATCTATCTGTCAGGCGAACAGGTTTGCGAGATGTTACACATAAGCAAACGGACATTGCAACAGTACAGGGATGACGGACTGATACCTTTTATCAAGCTCGAACGGAAAATCTTGTTTCGTGAAAGCGATATTGTAAAAGTATTGGAAGATAACTATCAGCGTTAG
- a CDS encoding helix-turn-helix domain-containing protein codes for MTYVNSFYFRGLNDADMEITVLDIQILKALHREVKEVSNLIAEMTTPYKALQQATKWLDQQEACQLLNISKRTLQTYRAKGILGATQINRKTYFRLSEVELLMQGERPLKKQKK; via the coding sequence ATGACCTATGTGAATAGCTTTTATTTTAGAGGTTTAAATGATGCAGATATGGAAATAACAGTTTTAGACATTCAGATTTTGAAAGCATTGCATAGGGAAGTTAAGGAAGTTTCCAATTTGATAGCGGAAATGACTACACCCTACAAAGCACTGCAACAGGCAACTAAATGGCTCGACCAACAGGAAGCCTGCCAATTGCTCAACATCAGCAAAAGAACGTTGCAGACGTATAGGGCAAAAGGCATTCTTGGAGCAACGCAAATTAATCGGAAAACGTATTTCAGATTATCCGAAGTGGAGTTACTTATGCAGGGAGAGCGACCATTAAAAAAGCAAAAGAAATGA
- a CDS encoding DUF3408 domain-containing protein, producing the protein MIHEENKNQQPEKEDFSIENFITDENKQSFTEQQVVTHREDFVKPKVDEEAIMRVMAGEEPSETETENTKTPASNTRRMIYKPKKLTKEDYCGRFFKIPTTTASRGKSVYVRQEHHETFNRLTNIMGIDKLTIYSYLDNIIEYHFQEFGELIREIYNEKHKPLF; encoded by the coding sequence ATGATACACGAAGAAAACAAAAATCAGCAACCCGAAAAAGAGGATTTCTCTATTGAAAATTTCATAACTGATGAAAATAAACAATCTTTCACGGAACAACAGGTAGTAACACATCGGGAAGATTTTGTCAAACCCAAAGTAGATGAGGAAGCTATTATGCGTGTAATGGCAGGCGAAGAACCTTCGGAAACTGAAACGGAAAACACAAAAACACCTGCGAGTAATACAAGAAGGATGATTTACAAGCCAAAGAAGCTGACCAAAGAGGACTACTGCGGACGGTTCTTCAAAATTCCCACGACAACGGCAAGCAGGGGGAAATCAGTGTATGTACGGCAGGAACACCACGAAACATTTAACAGGCTTACAAATATTATGGGCATCGACAAACTGACGATTTATTCGTATCTGGACAACATTATCGAATACCACTTTCAGGAGTTCGGGGAATTGATTAGGGAAATCTATAACGAGAAACACAAACCGTTGTTTTGA
- the mobA gene encoding conjugal transfer protein MobA, whose protein sequence is MEEKNRKQIRKTGRKPKTDPAVNRYSINLNAEDNAKFLALFDQSEMKVIAHFITACIFQKTVKTVKIDMDAIEYHEKLTRFFSQFRAIGTNYNQIVKILYRNFSEKKAGTYLFKLEKETIELVQVTKEVIRLTQEFEKKYLNKE, encoded by the coding sequence ATGGAAGAGAAAAACAGAAAACAGATTAGAAAAACAGGAAGAAAACCGAAGACCGACCCTGCGGTCAATCGGTATTCCATAAACCTGAATGCAGAAGACAATGCCAAGTTTCTTGCCCTTTTTGACCAATCAGAAATGAAAGTAATTGCTCATTTTATTACAGCCTGTATCTTTCAGAAGACAGTAAAGACCGTTAAAATTGATATGGATGCAATAGAATATCACGAAAAGTTGACCCGATTTTTTAGTCAGTTCCGAGCAATCGGAACAAATTATAATCAGATTGTGAAGATATTGTACCGCAATTTTTCGGAGAAAAAAGCAGGAACATACCTGTTTAAATTGGAAAAAGAAACTATAGAATTGGTACAAGTTACTAAAGAAGTCATCCGTTTGACACAGGAATTTGAAAAGAAATACCTGAATAAAGAGTAA